In the genome of Caulobacter flavus, the window TGGAATGTTTCGACGCGTGCCTCGATTTCACGCTACGAAATATCGTTTTTGTATTTACTATGCTTTCGTCAAGGTGGAGCGGCCTGAAAACTCGCCAGGGTCAGAAACGGCCGCGCAGGGTCAGGCGAACCACCCTGCCCGTGGCGTCCTGGTCGTCGCGACCGTAACCGGGCGCGGGGCGGCCGTCGCCCAGTCGGGCCTTGGGTCGCGCATCCAGCAGGTTCTCGATTTCCAGGCCCAGGCGCAGGCCCGAAATGCGTGGAGGCGCAGCCCCGGGCTGGGCGGCCGTGGCGGGTCTGGCCCCAGGCCGGGCGAGCATGTAGCCCAGCTTGAGGTCGATCCGGGTGAAGTCTTCGACCAGCAGGTCGCTTGGCCCGTCGGCGCCGGTGTCGCGACGCGTGCGGTAGGCTTGGCGCCACCGCGCGCTGGCGTTCAGCGTCCATTTGTCGCGGCGGGCGTCCAGCGTCCCGGACACCTCGTTGCGCGGTGAACCGCCGCCGTCGCCGGCCAGGTGGTCCATGACGGGATAACCCGCGCGGATCAGCGTCGACTTCTTCAGCTGCAGCGTGTGGTTCAGCGACGCCCTGAGGCTGGTCGTGCCGGACAAGGGCGTCTTGCCGCCGAACGGGACGGCGAAGGTCAGGCCCGAGGCCAGGGTGTCGGATCGCGACGAGAGCAGGTTTATCGAGCGCTGGTCGATGCCGACCAATCGCCCCTCGGCGTCCCTCTGGAAGCGCTCGGGAAAGGCGGCTTCGACGGCCGGGGTCACGGCCGGCAGGCTGCTGACGCCGTCGCGGGTGTCGGAGGTCCGGTAGTTGACGTTCGCCGCCAGCCGCCACGGCGTGACGGGCCCGGCCGAAAGGCTGAGCGAGAACCGCTCGGCGGTCTGGCCCTTGAGGGCGGGATTGCCGCCATACAGCGGCAGGACCTCGACCGACTGTCCGGTGGCGAAGTCGAACACGACGATCGGGTCGCCGTAGAAGGGCGCGTCGAACAGCTGCTGGTCCGAGGGCGCGTCGTAGGACCGCGCCCACGAGCCGTTCAGCCGCAGCAGCTTGATCGGCGACCAGGACAGTGCGCCGGTCAGGCCCTCCCCTCCGCCCGACCCGCTCTGCCGGCGCAGATTGCCGCTGAGGCTAAGCGAGGCGCTGCCCAGATTGACGGGACCGGCTTCCTCGCCCGGCTGCGGGGCGCGGAGCAGCGGGATCGTCAGTCCGCCGCGCACGTCGGCGTTCTCGGCGCTGCGTTCCGTGGTCGCCCCCTCGACGGTGGTGGACGAGGAGGTGCGCGAGACGCGGCCGCTGAGGTCCATGGTCATCCGGCCGGCGGGCAGCGTCAGCAAGGGCCGGTCGGCCGACAGGTTGAGCGCGATCGTCCGGTTGTCCGACTCGCGGTCGCTCAGCCCCTCCTGGCGGCTGCGCGACAGCTGACCGTCCAGCCCGGCCCGCACCGACCAGCCCTTGATCTGGCCGTTCGCGCCGGCGCTGGCGCTCAGGCCGCGCTGCTGTCCGCGCTGGCGAGCCAGGACGTCGTCCCGGCGGGACACCGACTCGTCGCGCTGGGCCCGGCCGCTGGCGCTGAACGCCGCCTGCCAGTCGCCCAGCCGCCGGTTGACCGACATGTTGGCCGTCACCGACGTGCTCTGCGGCCTGAGCGTGGCGCCCTGGGCCTCGGAGTTGTCGCGCAGGTAGTCGGGACGTTCGTCGGCGCGCAGCGAGGTGTCGTGGGTCAGCCGGCCGCCCATCTGGCTGGTGTTCTCGTTGGCGATCGCCGAGCGGCGGGCGTCGAGCATGGCGGTGGAGCGTCCTCCCGCCGTGGAACCGGCCAGCATCGCCTGGCCGTCGCGACTCTGGAACTCGCGCTTGAGGACGATGTTGACGACCCGGCGGCCGGGGTCGGCGCCGTAAAGTCCCGCGGCCTGTTCGGGCAGCAGCTCGACGCGCGACAGGGCGTCCGGCGGAAAGGTCATGTAGTCGCCGGCGTTCTGCACCCGGCGGCCGTTGATAATCACCACGGGCGGATCGGCCAGGCCGTAGGCCGAGCTGATGCGGTCCAGCGCCTCGCCGATGTCGTAGGCGCCCAGGGCCTCGATCTCTTCGGGGGTGAGCTCGGTCTCCGGCGGGGTCTTGGCCGCGCCCCGGCGGGCCACAACCTCGACCCCGGACAGCCGCACCGTCGCGTCGTCCTCCTCCTCGGCCGCGACCGTCGCCGCGGCGGCGGCCTGCGGCGCGGCCGGAGCCTCGCCCCCGGCGACAGCGGACATGAGAAGCAGCCAGTACATCGGGGCCATCCAGCCGCATCACAGCCGGCAGTTGCAAGGCCTGTTATGTACTTTTTTGTAAATAAAAGCGCTGCCGTGGCGCGCGCCTCAGCTGATCCTGCGCTTCTCCAGCTTCCGGGCCAGGGTGCGGCGATGCATGCCGAGGCGCCGCGCGGTCTCGGAGATGTTGAAGTCGGTCTCGACCAGGGTCTGGTGGATCCGCTCCCATTCCAGGTTCTTGATCGAGGTGGCGCGCTCGCCGATGACCGCCCCGGCGTCGCCCTCGCGCTTGTCGAAGGCGGCCTCGATGTCGTCGGTGTTCGACGGCTTGGCCAGGTAGTGGCAGGCGCCCAGCTTGATCGCCTCAACCGCCGTGGCGATGCTGGCGAAGCCGGTCAGCACCACGATCAACATTTCCGGGTCGCGGGCGATCAGCGCCTGAACGCAGGTCAGGCCCGACTCGCCGGCCAGCTTCAGGTCGACCACGGCATAGCGCGGCGTGAAGGTTTCCAGCGCCGCCAGCGCCTCGTCCAGACCGTGGACGTGCACGACCTGGTAACCCCGCCGCTCGAACGACTTCTTGAGCGTGGCGGCGAACTTCTCGTCGTCCTCGACGATGATCAGCTTGCGCTCAACGGGCATGACGCCTCCCGATCTGTAGCGACGCTAAGGGCAGGCTCAGGACCACGCGCGCGCCGCCCTCGGGACGGTTGGCCGCGGCGACCTCGCCGCCCAGCTTGCGCAGCACGTTGACCACCAGGAAGAGGCCAAGGCCTCCCCCCGCCCTGCCCTTGGTCGAATTGTAGGGCGTGCCGAGGTTCTCCAGGGTCTCGGCGGTGAAGCCGGGTCCCTGGTCCTCGACCGTGACGACGATCCAGCCGTCGGCGACGTGGGCGCTCATCCGCACCGCGTGGGGCGAGGCGTCGCGCGCGTTGTCCAGGACGTTGTGGATCACCTGCTTGAGGGTGGACTCCGCGACGATCGGGACGACGCCCGACAGGTCGGGCGCATAGGTCAGCGCCTCGCCGTCGCGGGTGGCCCGCCACTCGTCGACCACCTCGTCGAGGAAGGCGCGCAGGGTGCTGGCGCGCACCTCGTTGCTGCGGGCCTCGCCGGCCGACAGCAGCACGCCGGTGACGATGTCCTTGCAGCGCTTGACCTCGCCGCGCATGTCCTCGAGCTCCTGGGCCAGCTCCGGATGCTTGGCGAACACCTTCATGCGTCGCCAGTCGCCCAGGATCACGTCCAGCGTGGCCAGCGGCGTGCCCAGTTCGTGCGCGGCGCCGGAGGCCAGCAGGCCCATGCGCACGATGTGGGTCTCTTCCGCCGCCCGCTGGCGCAGCTCGGCCAGGTGGGCGTCGTGGCGGCGCAGGTTGCTGTTGATGCGCGAGACGAAGGTCACCAGCAGCACGGCGTCCAGCACCACGCCCATCATCATGCCCATGATGAACAGGCCGAAGAACGCCTGGTCGCTCAGCCCCGTGGCGATCACCGGACGGTTGGCGGCCACCAGCAGCAGGAAGCAGAAGCTGGTCAGGAACACGATCGCCCAGGTCGCCCAGACCTCGAGCAGCACCACGCCCAGGATTACGTGCAGCAGATAGAGGGTCGTGAACGGATTGGTCGCCCCGCCGCTGAAATAGAGCTGGGCCGTCAGGGCCAGGGAATCGAGCGCCAGCGCCAGGAACAGGTCGTAGGGGCCGATCGGTCTGGCGCTCTTCAGGCGCAGCAGGTTGAACAGGTTCAGCACCACCAGCGCCGCCAGCACCAGCATCATCGCCGCCAGCGGCAGGTGGAAGCCCAGGCTGAAATGCACCGCCAGGATCGTGACCACCTGGCCGACCACGGCGATCCAGCGCAGGTGGATCAGCTGCAGCATGTTCTGGCGGGCGATAGCGTCGGCGGGGCCGGTCGCGTTGTCGGCGGCCCGCGCTCCCGAAAGCCAGCCCGACATGCCGGCGATCAGGATGCGGGCGGTCGGCGTCATGGGGTCTCTTTAACCCGGTTCCCGCGCGCGTCGAGCAGAACATAGACCGCCGCCCCGCCGGCCAGCAGCGCCAGGCCGAACCAGGTCAGCATGTAGACCAGGTGGCTGTTGGGGAACTTCACGACCGTGAGGCCGCCGATCGGCCAGCCGCCGGGATTGGCCGCAGCGTCGGCGTCGACGAAATAGGGCGCCAGGTTCGAAAGCCCCCTCGCCTGCCCGATGGCGGCGACGTCGCGCGAGTACCAGCGGTTCTCGGCCGGGGCGTTGGTTCGCAGGAAGCCGCCGCGCGGCTCGGTCAGGCGCAGCAGGCCGACCACGGAGACCGGGCCCTCGGCCTGGGCGGCCAGGCGCGCGCCGGGCGCGCGGCGCTCGGCCGAGACGAAGCCGCGGTTGACGAGGACGGTGAAGCCCTGGTCGGTGCTGAAGGGGGTCATGACCCAGAAACCGGGGCCTTCGGTCGTCACGGCCTGGACCAGGGTCTCGCGGTCGTGGAGGAAGCGTCCCGTCAGGCGCAGCCGGCGATAGCCGTCGCTGGCCTGCGAGATCCCCGCCCAGCGGCCTGGACCAGGCGGCGGGGCGGGTTCTGCGTGGATGCGCTGCTCGACCCGGGCGATCAGGTCGAGCTTCTGGGCCCTGCGCTGGACCTGCCAGCCGCCGAGCGCCAGGAAGATCGCCGTGAAGGCCAGGCAGAGCCCGACCAGGGCGATCGTCCGGGCGGCTCGGCCGCCGGACTTCGTCACGGAACTTCCCGCATGTCGTGCGGCATCGGCGCCATCATGTGGGTGTCGAGGTTGTGCATCACCCACAGCGAACCGGCCAGGGTGATGACCACCACGATGAGGGTGAACACCAGGGCCAGCATGGTCCAGCCGCCTTCCGAACGCGAGTTCATGTGAAGGAAGTAGATCATGTGGACGATGACCTGGATCGCGGCCAGGCCCATGACCGCCACGGCGGTCATCTGGTGGGTCGGCAGCACGTCGGCCATGACCAGCCAGAACGGGATGGCGGTGAGGATCACCGCCAGCACGAAGCCGATCACGTAGTCCTTCAGCGTGCCGTGGGCGCCGCCATCTTCGTGGCCGTGCCCATGGTCGTCATGCGCGTGGTGCGCGTCGTGGCTGGCCGCGCTCATTTCAGGACTCCGAGCAGGTAGACGAACGAGAAGACGCCGATCCAGATGACGTCGAGGAAGTGCCAGAACATCGACAGGCACATCAGGCGACGCTTCATCTCGACGCCCAGGCCGCGCTTGGCGACCTGGACCATGAGCGTGACGAGCCAGATGGTGCCGAAGGTCACGTGCAGCCCGTGGGTGCCGACGAGCACGAAGAACGACGACAGGAAGGCGCTGCGCTGCGGACCGGCGCCCTCATGGATGAGGTGGTTGAACTCGTACAGTTCCAGCGACAGGAAGCCGAGGCCGAGAAGCCCCGTGACCGCCAGCCAGGCCAGGGTCGGCTTCACCTTCTTGGCCTGGGCCGAGATCATGGCGAAGCCGTAGGTGATCGACGAGAACAGCAGCAGCGCGGTGTTGACCGCCACGATGGGCAGATCGAACAGATCCGCCCCCGAGGGGCCGGCCGCGTAGTTGCGGCCGAGCACGGCGTAGCAGGCGAAGAGGACCGCGAAGATCAGGCAGTCGCTCATCAGGTAGATCCAGAACCCCAGCAGGGTCCCGTTCTCCGGATGGTGGTCCTCGGTGAGGTAGAAGCGGTCCTTGTCCGCTTCGTTCAGGGCTTGGGCGTGGGCCATGGGTTACGCGAGGCTCCGCAGGGCTTCGGTGCGGGCGTCCTCGATGCGGACGACCTCCTCGGCCGGAATGTAGTAGTCACGCTTGAAGTTGAAGGTGTGGATGATCGCCGAGGCCACGAGGGCCACGAACGAGATCACCGCCAGCCACCAGATCTGCCAGATCATCGCGAAGCCGACGACCACCGAGATCCCGGCCAGGACGACGCCCGCGCCGGTGTTCTTCGGCATGTGGATCGGGATGAACCCGGTCGTCGGACGCACGTAGCCGCGCTGCTTCATGTCATGCCAGGCGTCGATCTCGTGTATGACCGGCGTGAACGCGAAGTTGTAGGCCGGCGGCGGCGACGAGGTCGACCACTCCAGCGTACGGCCGCCCCAGGGGTCGCCCGTCTTGTCGGCGTACTGCTCGCGCTTCATGAAGCCGACGACCATCTGCATGATGAACGAGATGATGCCGATCAGGATCAGCACGGCGCCGAAGGCCGAGATCACGAACCAGATCTGCAGGCTGTGATCCTCGAAGTGGCTGACGCGACGCGTCACCCCCATCAGGCCCAGCACGTAGAGCGGCATGAAGGCGAAGAAGAAGCCGATCTGCCAGAACCAGAACGACATCTTGCCCCAGAACGGATCCAGCTTGAAGCCGAAGGCTTTCGGGAACCAGTACACGATGCCGGCGAACATGCCGAACACCACGCCGCCGATGATGACGTTGTGGAAGTGGGCGATCAGGAACAGCGAGTTGTGCAGGACGAAGTCGGCGGGCGGGACGGCCAGCAGGACGCCGGTCATGCCGCCGATCACGAAGGTGACCATGAAGCCCACGGTCCACAGCATCGGCACTTCGAAGCGGATGCGGCCGCGGTACATCGTGAACAGCCAGTTGAAGATCTTCGCCCCTGTCGGGATCGAGATGATCATCGTCGTGATCCCGAAGAACGAGTTCACGCTGGCGCCCGAGCCCATGGTGAAGAAGTGGTGCAGCCACACCAGGTACGACAGGATGGTGATGACGACGGTCGCGTAGACCATCGAGCTGTAGCCGAACAGGCGCTTGCTGGAGAAGGTGGAGACGACTTCCGAGAACACGCCGAAGGCCGGCAGCACCAGGATGTAGACCTCGGGGTGACCCCAGATCCAGATGAGGTTCACGTACATCATCGGGTTGCCGCCGAAGTCGTTCGTGAAGAAGTTGGTGCCAAGGTAGCGGTCGGAGGACAGCAGGGCCAGGACGGCGGTCAGGATCGGGAAGCTGGCGACGATCAGGACGTTGCTGCACAGCGAGGTCCAGGTGAACACCGGCATCTTCATCAGGCTCATGCCCGGGGCGCGCATCTTCACGATCGTGACGATCAGGTTGATGCCCGACAGCGTGGTGCCGACGCCCGCGATCTGCAGTGACCAGATGTAGTAGTCGACCCCTACGTCTGGACTGTACGCCAATCCCGACAGCGGCGGATAGGCCAGCCAGCCGGTGCGGGCGAACTCGCCGACGAACAGCGACAGCATCACCGTCACCGCGCCGCCAACCGTCATCCAGAAGCTGAAGTTGTTCAGGAACGGGAAGGCCACGTCGCGGGCGCCGATCTGCAGCGGCACGACGAGGTTCATCAGGCCGGTGATCAGCGGCATCGCCACGAAGAAGATCATGATCACGCCGTGGGCGGTGAAGACCTGGTCGTAGTGGTGCGGCGGCAGGTAGCCGGCGGCGTCGCCGAAGGCGATGGCCTGCTGGGCCCGCATCATCAGGGCGTCGGCGAAGCCGCGCAGAAGCATCACGATGGCCAGGATGATGTACATCACCCCGATCTTCTTGTGGTCGACGCTGGTCAGCCACTCACGCCACAGGTAGCCCCAGACCTTGAAGTAGGTCAGCAGCGCCAGCATCGTGATCCCGCCCAGCGCGACGACCGAGAAGGTGCCGAGCAGGATGGGTTCGTGAAGGGGAATGGCGTCCCATGTGAGACGGCCGAAGATCGTTTTTACGAGGTCCGGGGACATGAATGATCTCTAGGCTTGATCAGCGCGCTTCGGCGGGCGCGGACTTGGGGGCGCAGAGCGCGGCGATGAACGAGCGGATGCCGCCCTCCCCGCGCCGGGTCCGCTTGTCGTATTCGAGCGTGGTGACGTTGTAGACGCCGGCCATGCCCAGGCCGCCCGACTTGTCGATGGCCATCATGTCGTGCTGGCACATCTTGCCCGGCTCGACGCAGCGGTTGACGGCCTTGTCGAACAGGCCGGCCTCGACCGAGGCGAAGCGCTGGGGCGGAACCTTCTCGCTCGGCTTCTCGAGCACCAGGTAGCGCGGGCCGTCGAGACGGTCGGCGCCCTTGCGCACGTCGGTCGCCCACTTGTCGAAGTCCGCGCGGCTCATGCCGTGGAACTTGAAGCGCATGTGCGAGAAGCCCTCGCCGCTGTAGTTGGCCGAGAAGCCGTCGTAGACGCCGGGCTTGTTGATCACGGCGTGAAGCTTCGTGCGCATGCCGGGCATAGCGTAGATCTGGCCGGCCAGGGCCGGGACGTAGAACGAGTTCATCACCGACGACGCGGTCAGGTCGAAGTCGATCGGGGTGTCGACCGGCGCGGCCAGTTCGTTGACCGTGGCGATGCCCAGTTCGGGGTAGATGAACATCCACTTCCAGTCGAGCGCGACGACCTGCACCTTCAGCGGCTTGACGCCTTCGGCGCTGCGGCCCGGCGCGATCCGGTCCAGCGGGCGGTACGGGTCCAGCAGGTGGGTGCTGGTCCAGGTCACCGCGCCCAGGATCATGATGATCACCAGCGGGGCGGCCCAGATCACGATCTCGAGCTTGGTCGAGTGGTGCCAGTCCGGATCGTACTTGGCCGCCTTGTTCGACTGCCGGTACTTCCAGGCGAAGAACAGGGTGAGGATGATGACCGGCACGATGATGATCAGCATCAGCACGGTCGACAGGATGATCAGGTCGCGCTGCTGCGCGGCGATATCACCCGACGGATTCATCACCACCCAGTCGCAGCCGCTCAGCAGGAGCAGCACGGGCAACAGGGCGAGCTTCTTCAAGGAACTCGGTGTCATGAGGGACCTGGACTACGGACGTTGGCGGCGCCGTTAAGCCAGTCCGCCAGTGCGTGACATTGGACCATTTGTCCTAGGGGCAGCCTTAGCACACGAAGCCGTGTTCTCCGAGCGGAGCCGAAGAGGCCTCAAGACGTTTGCCAGAAAGGGGCAGTTGGTCCCATGCTCGGACTCAAGACCGTCGAAAAGGCGGCTTGAAAAGAGTTTGGGACGAAAACAACAGGAACAAGGCGCGTAGCTGCATGAACCAGGATTTCGCAATTCCGACGTCATCGGGCCTAGAGCGTGACGCACGGCGATTGCATGCCGATCACAAGGGGGTGCGCCCCAGCGAGATCGCCATCGGCGTGATCATCGGGCGGACCTCGGAATTCTTCGACTTTTTCGTCTACGCCATCGCTTCGGTGCTGGTGTTCCCGCAGCTCTTCTTCCCGTTCGTCGACCGGCTCACGGGCGTGCTGTGCTCGTTCGCCATCTTCTCGCTGGCCTTCGTGGCGCGCCCGATTGGCTCGGCGATCTTCGGGGCCATCGACCGCAACTACGGTCGCGGCGTGAAGCTGACCATCGCCCTCTTCCTGCTGGGCGGATCGACCGCGGCCATCAGCTTCCTGCCGGGCTACGCCACGGCGGGCGTGCTCTCGATCTGGGCGCTGGCGGCCTTCCGCATCGGCCAGGGCCTGGCGCTGGCCGGCGCCTGGGACGGCATGGCCTCGCTGCTGGCGCTGAACGCGCCCGAGAAGAAGCGCGGCTGGTACGCCATGATCCCGCAGCTGGGCGCGCCGTTCGGCTTCATGCTGGCCAGCGGCCTCTTCGCCTACTTCGTCGCCAGCCTGGGCTCGGCCGACTTCCTCGACTGGGGCTGGCGCTATCCGTTCTTCGCGGCCTTCGCCATCAACGTCGTGGCCCTGTTCGCCCGCCTACGCATCGTCGCCACCGAGGAGTTCGGCAAGCTGTTCGAGAAGGGCCAGCTCAGCCCCGTGCCGATCACCAGCCTGCTGAAGGCCCAGGGCGGCAACGTGCTGATCGGCGCCTTCGCGCCGCTGGCCACCTTCGCCATGTTCCACCTCGTCACCGTCTTCCCGCTGTCGTGGGTCAGCCTGCACGACGACGGCGGCGAGGCGCTGAACTTCCTGCGCATCGAACTGGCCGGCGCCCTGGTCGGCGTGGTTGGGATCATGGCCTCGGGCTGGATCGCCGACCGCATCAGCCGCCAGAACCAGCTGGCCCTGTCGGCCGTGCTGATCGGCGTGTTCAGCCTGGCCGCGCCCTGGCTGCTCGATGCGGGCAGCGTCGGCCAGACGGTCTACGTCGTCGCCGGCTTCGCGATCCTGGGCCTGTCGTTCGGCCAGGCCTCGGGCGCGGTCAGCTCAGGCTTCCTGCGCAAGTACCGCTACACCGGCTCGGCCGTGGTGTCCGACCTGTCCTGGCTGGTCGGCGCGGGCTTCGCGCCGCTGGCCGCCCTGGCGCTGGCCAGCTTCTGGGGGCTGCCGGCCATCGGCCTCTACCTGGCCTCGGGCGCGGTGGCGACCCTGATCGCGCTCAGCCTAGATCGCCGTCGCCGCATCCACGCCAAGGCCAAGACCGGCGCCTGATACGAAAACGGCCTGCCCGCGTCGCCGTCAGGCGACGCGGGTCCAGACCTGGGTCTTGCAGAGGAAGTTGCCCAGCACGCAGCCCTTGGCCCGCAGCTTGCCGGCGTCCAGCACAAGCACCCGGCCCGAGAACGTCATGTTGACGTCCGGCGCGAAGACCTTGCCGCGCCACTCGCCCTTGTCGCCGGGCGTGAAGTCCCTCAGCAGCTGACGTCCCAGCAGTTCCCCGCCCGACCCCTTGCGAGCGTCGGTGCGCGCCTCGTCGTTGGCCCAGACCACGTAGCCGCAGACCTCCGGTCCGCACGGCTTGATCTCGACGTGGACGCTGTCCTTGGGATTGCGCCAGACGCCGTAGATGCCGTCCGTGGCGGGCGGCGCCTGGGCCCCGGCCAGGCCGGGAACGACCGTCGCCGCCGCCAGGGCCAGTCCGGCGCAAACGCGAGGCCACGCCCCTGCCCCTCTTCGCTCTGAAAACGACATCACCCGCCTCCCCGACAGCGACCCTGGCGACGACGGTCGCCATGTGGTGGGCCGGAAGGTCCGCCGCCGCCAGGGCCGCGTCAAGTCGGGCGAGCGTGTCAGAAGTTCAGCGTGCCCCAGAAGGTGCAGGCGTTGGGCGTGCCGGGCAGCGTGGCCGGAGCGGTCGACGGGATCACCAGCGAGGACGAGGTCAGGCCGTTCGAGGTGAAGCTGCCCGAGCAGGATCCGAGGATCGTGGTCGCTGACACGCCGGAGACGTTGATGGTCCCCGGACCCGTGATGGTGGCGTTCCAAGGAAAGCCGGATGGCGTCACCAGCCATCCGCACTGCCAGTTACCGGCGGAGAACGAGCCGCCGGTGACCACCGCCGTGGCCCCGCTGGGCGCGACGATCGCGTAGAGCGTGACGCTGCAGGCGACGTCGGTCGTCTGGCGCATGTGCAGCGTGCCGGTGACCACCACCTGGGCGTCGGCGCGGTCGGGGACGGCGGCGACGCCGGCAAGGGCCAGTACGGTTAACGCCAGGCCATGTTTCAGCATGATGAGCCTCCAAGGAAGGCCGCCACAGCCGATGGCCGAAAGCGGCCTGTTCCGGAAAAAGAAACGCCGGGGGCCCGAAGGCCCCCGGCGAGACGAGGGGAAAGGATTGGATCCAGTCCCGCGGCTCTTACGAGACCGTCAGCGAGGGGCTGCTGGTCAGGGTGCCGGTGATCGAGCAGGTGCCCGGCGAGCCCGGGATGGTGGCGCCCGAGAAGGTCACGCCGCCGCTCCAGTTGGTGGTGATCGAGCCCGCGCAGTTGCCCAGGATCGAGTTGGCGCCGATGCCGCTGATGGTGATCGACGAACCGCCGTTGAGCGTGACGCTCCAGGGGAAGCTGCTGGGGGTGACCAGCCAGCCGCACTGCCAGTCGCCAGCGGCGAACGAACCGCCGGTGATCGAGGCGCTGGAGCCGTCCGAAGCGGTCGTGCCGGTCAGGGTCACGGCGCATTCGACGGTGGTCGACTGGCTCATGGTCAGGTCGCCGCTGAGGGTGAAGCCCGTGCCGGCCGGGGTGATCGTGGCGGCCGAGGCGGAGCCAGCGGCGGCGAGACCGGCGGCGGCCAGGATGGCGGCGGCGAGAACGGAAGTGCTCTTCAACATGACGTCTCCTCCTACGTTTTTTTCTTCAACCCCTCATCGAGGTCGAGCCACATGCAACTATCAATCGTGTAAGGAGTCAAACAGAAAAATGCATAAAATTCAGACACTTAACGCGCATAAACGACAGCGATCGGCGCCGCCTCCCGGCAGCGTCGAAAAGGTCGCCGCCCCGGTTTCCCGAGGCGGCGAGTCACCGAGGGCGCGCTAGAAGCGCTTGGAAACGCTGACCGCGACGAGGCGCGGA includes:
- a CDS encoding MFS transporter, with amino-acid sequence MNQDFAIPTSSGLERDARRLHADHKGVRPSEIAIGVIIGRTSEFFDFFVYAIASVLVFPQLFFPFVDRLTGVLCSFAIFSLAFVARPIGSAIFGAIDRNYGRGVKLTIALFLLGGSTAAISFLPGYATAGVLSIWALAAFRIGQGLALAGAWDGMASLLALNAPEKKRGWYAMIPQLGAPFGFMLASGLFAYFVASLGSADFLDWGWRYPFFAAFAINVVALFARLRIVATEEFGKLFEKGQLSPVPITSLLKAQGGNVLIGAFAPLATFAMFHLVTVFPLSWVSLHDDGGEALNFLRIELAGALVGVVGIMASGWIADRISRQNQLALSAVLIGVFSLAAPWLLDAGSVGQTVYVVAGFAILGLSFGQASGAVSSGFLRKYRYTGSAVVSDLSWLVGAGFAPLAALALASFWGLPAIGLYLASGAVATLIALSLDRRRRIHAKAKTGA
- a CDS encoding DUF2147 domain-containing protein, with amino-acid sequence MSFSERRGAGAWPRVCAGLALAAATVVPGLAGAQAPPATDGIYGVWRNPKDSVHVEIKPCGPEVCGYVVWANDEARTDARKGSGGELLGRQLLRDFTPGDKGEWRGKVFAPDVNMTFSGRVLVLDAGKLRAKGCVLGNFLCKTQVWTRVA
- a CDS encoding protein activator of alkane oxidation PraB is translated as MLKHGLALTVLALAGVAAVPDRADAQVVVTGTLHMRQTTDVACSVTLYAIVAPSGATAVVTGGSFSAGNWQCGWLVTPSGFPWNATITGPGTINVSGVSATTILGSCSGSFTSNGLTSSSLVIPSTAPATLPGTPNACTFWGTLNF
- a CDS encoding protein activator of alkane oxidation PraB: MLKSTSVLAAAILAAAGLAAAGSASAATITPAGTGFTLSGDLTMSQSTTVECAVTLTGTTASDGSSASITGGSFAAGDWQCGWLVTPSSFPWSVTLNGGSSITISGIGANSILGNCAGSITTNWSGGVTFSGATIPGSPGTCSITGTLTSSPSLTVS